The window GCATCAAAGTAGATATTTGTTAGAAAGGGCATTGGTTACTACCACTAGAATCAAATTCTTTAACTTTGATGACAATTACAAAGTTAGGAGAAGAAAACTCCAGAGTTATACGCTGGCATTGATATTTGAAGGTGCCATTAGACCCAACACCAGAGCTAGGTACCAACTACAATGCTGATTTGCTTGGAAGATAATAGCTTACCACGTAAGGGTCATGGAATCCTTTCCATATCTTCACATTTTGTGCCATTATTTTTACAAGTATAAGATCAGATGGGATAGAATATATTGGGGTATGTACGATGCATGCATGAATTCCTTTAGATATCTAGGTATGGGGCCGAGATACTGTTACTGAGGAGAAGCAATGGTCAATTTTCTTCGAACTCTTGCCTCGCCATTTTCAGACTTGAGATTTGCATTTTGCTCCCCTCGAGTCTGCTTATATATCTACACTTGATAATTTTGGATAAAACATGATGACACgacacaaaaagaaataaaattaaatagatttgagtttaattttatcgtgttttgtgttttaatcgtgtcaaataaaattaacacgtttaatatatttaattaatcatgttaattgtatttaaaagtatataagtggcatgtttaattttaatgatggatttttattaatatgatgattaattttatgcatgttatttatgttaaatttttttatatttgatattgttattattttgctataattatttttataattattaattttaaatttgaataataaaattatatttaattgtaaatattttaagttaatctTGTTAAATGTGTTGGAAAAGAATTAtgttaatcatttaattttgttgtgCTGTATAAAAATTCTTAATATGTTTAATAAATGTTCTGATTGTGCCGTATTTTGTTACAcgattattaaatatattcatatacgTGTTTTAGATACtgatataaataattattcgTATCGTGTTCATATTtaactttattatatttcGTACCAACacaattaagacaaaaaaaaataattgccatgtctctctctctctctctatatatatatatatatatatgtttccAAAACGTTTAATTCTACTAATCCATCTTTTGGTTGGGTAACCTGGGCTTTCACAAACAAGTATATCTATAAAATTAGGGTTGACTGTTTCTACAAATTACCTACCATGTTAGTTATTGTGCAATATAATAATGTCTCATATATTTAGTATGCAACCTTAGCTTCACCTTTTCTAAGCACCTGATGCAATTCTTCCTCTTTTAGGTTTGTATGAAGATTCTAAAGGCGGGCAAAACTTAGATGCAATATTTTGTATGTGAAGTTTATCATAATCTCGATcgaaaataaaactaaaacccGAAAAATATTTGGAATTTTAATAGATTTATTTCTTGTACGCATCATGAGCTAGAAATAGTAtgcatatataatttattgtattgtatttattataaatCCAATTCGAGTAATGTTAAGACATACAAATGGATCTATTCTTTGTGGGGTGACCAGCTTATTCTGTAGCTCTGTTTTTCATTGAATGAGAAGACACTTGCAGGGAGAAGAAAATTCATAGTAGTTCCTTTATAACATCTTAAAGCTGCACTTCTCTGTCAAAAATCCAACTGAATGGAATACTTGGTGCTTGCCTGGCCCTTCCTTGAGCTCTCTCCTCCAGCCTTCTAATTCTTGGAGGAAGTCCACACACATAGTCTTGAGCTTGACGCCCATCCGCTGAAAGTCCAGTTAGTTCCTTCACCTTCCATCTCTCCACTAGGAACTCCAGAATATCAGCATAGTCCTTGGCAGTGTAAACCCCAATTCTTTGTGCAACAGCTGAGAAGTGGTCGAAAAGGTTGTCATCTCGGCCATCATACATCAAGTGGCCTGGCATGGAGATTTTCTTCCTCATCATGTCAGCGAAGGCCAGCAAAGTACCGTCAGGATCAATCTCAAAGAGCTTTTCGACAACTTTAGTATAGGCTGTCCCGTGGCGCTTTTCATCTGAGGCAATGCTACCACATATTTGAGCCAAGTTAATGTCCCCGTGTTTCTTAGCAAGCCTGGCTGAATTCCCATGGGAAATAAAGGTTGCCCTTTCTTGGAATGATGTGTAGATGAGTCCCAGATATGGGTTTTTCTCTGTGCCGGGATCCTGTAAATGGACAGAAGaagagaatttaaaaagattgaTCAAGAAGGGAAAGAAAGCTCTGTTTCAACACTGGACCGACTGTAACACACGAGGAATAACCTAATTAGGGGCACTTTCTACACAAATTAATTAGTGAGATTTAACAAGTGATGTGGAGCAATGCTAATATCCATGCACTTTCACAAGGTGAAACTGCagattagaaaattaaaagaaatataaaggCATGTGTAGTGTGCATGGGTTTTCTCAGCCCCTTCACACTCAAAAGAAAACACCACCAAAAgactaaagaaaaaaataactttatacaTTGTGTCCTGCGGACCCCAATATGCAGTCCTTCAAAGAACTGCAAAGGATTCAAAAAACTTGTGCATGTCAAGTGCATCTGAGTAAAGCATCTTACCATTCCTGATCCAATCAAATACTGGATTGTCTTCTCAATTTGCCTCATGTCTACTCTTCCAGACAAGTGGAGATACTTATTAAGTAGATCACCATGCCTGTTTTCTTCAGCTGTCCATGCCCTCGTCCAAATTGCCCAAGGGGTAAGGCTACCACCTGTTTCATCACGAATTTCCTCTGCGCTATTAAGCATTTGTTGGTAAGTTGGAAGGGCTTCCTCTGTGATCATATCACCAATCAAAACAACGAAGTAATCGTCTGGAATCTCCTTTGCCCTTTCCCTTAGTTCTTTGACTTGCTCACCAAATCCATCAGAGGTAGGATCTGGAAGAAAATCCTGTGGTTGCCAACATTTCTCAACTGGTTTGAGGTAAATTAGAAAGTTCTTCTCAGCCCAGTCCTCCAAAGATTTAAAGATCTCAATCTTTTGCTGTGGCATGGAGTGGGTGACTTGAGCGTGCACCTCCCGAGGAGGCACGAAATGCCTTTTGAGAGTCTCGTCCTCCCTGCATTAAGTAAACGAATATGGGATTACATTCTCACGGTTCAGATCTGTCCGTAAGGACTAAAAGGCAACAATAAATACCATAAGCACAAATCCTATCTAACAAATTTGTGTTACTTAATTCATGTTCCAGAATATCCAGTACATGGGATATGCAATAACAGTGTAATGAAACAGCTTCCTATATATGTTGgcccaaaaaataaaaaatagctTTATACAGTTTAAATTCTGAAGTTTAGTTTAAATCCAGTAGATGGGAAAAGGCTTAGCTTGTCGTTGTGGTTGTCTGCATCTCTGAACATTACATCTGTAGCTACCAACTATTAAAAATTCCTTCAACTATATTGCAAAACTAGTTGCATGAAATTACTTAAAAGATGAAGGGGGAGAACTACGTTAACCATCAGGCAGTATGTCTAGAGAATCTGCTCTACGTCCATCAACTTGAATATTCTTTTCAAGACATAGATTCTATTCAACCATATTGAAACAGAGTAGCATGTAACAAATGGGAAGACAATAGGGCAAAGTTACAGTAAAGCGTCAGCTACCTTTATGTACTTTGATCAGAAAGCTGACCCGACAACAGAAATATCCTTTT is drawn from Theobroma cacao cultivar B97-61/B2 chromosome 4, Criollo_cocoa_genome_V2, whole genome shotgun sequence and contains these coding sequences:
- the LOC18602347 gene encoding stearoyl-[acyl-carrier-protein] 9-desaturase, chloroplastic isoform X2, which codes for MPQQKIEIFKSLEDWAEKNFLIYLKPVEKCWQPQDFLPDPTSDGFGEQVKELRERAKEIPDDYFVVLIGDMITEEALPTYQQMLNSAEEIRDETGGSLTPWAIWTRAWTAEENRHGDLLNKYLHLSGRVDMRQIEKTIQYLIGSGMDPGTEKNPYLGLIYTSFQERATFISHGNSARLAKKHGDINLAQICGSIASDEKRHGTAYTKVVEKLFEIDPDGTLLAFADMMRKKISMPGHLMYDGRDDNLFDHFSAVAQRIGVYTAKDYADILEFLVERWKVKELTGLSADGRQAQDYVCGLPPRIRRLEERAQGRARQAPSIPFSWIFDREVQL
- the LOC18602347 gene encoding stearoyl-[acyl-carrier-protein] 9-desaturase, chloroplastic isoform X1, giving the protein MGLRCNPMTCLYKNLPCFGLPAMTTFTTPKFFMASALPSTSKEDETLKRHFVPPREVHAQVTHSMPQQKIEIFKSLEDWAEKNFLIYLKPVEKCWQPQDFLPDPTSDGFGEQVKELRERAKEIPDDYFVVLIGDMITEEALPTYQQMLNSAEEIRDETGGSLTPWAIWTRAWTAEENRHGDLLNKYLHLSGRVDMRQIEKTIQYLIGSGMDPGTEKNPYLGLIYTSFQERATFISHGNSARLAKKHGDINLAQICGSIASDEKRHGTAYTKVVEKLFEIDPDGTLLAFADMMRKKISMPGHLMYDGRDDNLFDHFSAVAQRIGVYTAKDYADILEFLVERWKVKELTGLSADGRQAQDYVCGLPPRIRRLEERAQGRARQAPSIPFSWIFDREVQL